A single genomic interval of Monodelphis domestica isolate mMonDom1 chromosome X, mMonDom1.pri, whole genome shotgun sequence harbors:
- the PLP1 gene encoding myelin proteolipid protein isoform X1 yields the protein MGLLECCARCMVGAPFASLVATGLCFFGVALFCGCGHEALTGTEKLIETYFSKNYQDYEYLMNVIHAFQYVIYGTASFFFLYGALLLAEGFYTTGAVRQIFGDYKTTICGKGLSATVTGGPKGRGSRGQHQAHSLERVCHCLGKWLGHPDKFVGITYALTVVWLLVFACSAVPVYIYFNTWTTCQSIAFPSKTSASIGSLCADARMYGVLPWNAFPGKVCGSNLLSICKTAEFQMTFHLFIAAFIGAAATLVSLLTFMIAATYNFAVLKLMGRGTKF from the exons GCTTGTTAGAGTGCTGTGCAAGATGTATGGTCGGGGCACCCTTTGCTTCCCTGGTGGCCACTGGGCTGTGTTTCTTTGGGGTAGCACTGTTCTGTGGCTGTGGACATGAGGCACTCACTGGCACAGAGAAGTTGATTGAGACCTACTTTTCCAAAAACTACCAAGACTATGAATATCTCATGAATGT GATCCATGCCTTCCAGTATGTTATTTATGGCACcgcttctttcttcttcctttatggGGCCCTCCTTTTGGCTGAGGGCTTTTACACCACTGGTGCTGTCCGACAGATTTTTGGCGACTACAAGACCACCATCTGCGGCAAGGGCCTGAGCGCTACGGTAACAGGGGGCCCGAAGGGGAGGGGTTCCAGAGGCCAACATCAAGCTCACTCTTTGGAGAGGGTGTGTCATTGTTTGGGAAAATGGCTAGGACATCCCGACAAG TTCGTGGGCATCACCTATGCCCTGACAGTTGTCTGGCTGCTGGTGTTTGCTTGCTCTGCTGTGCCTGTCTACATATACTTCAACACCTGGACCACCTGCCAATCCATTGCCTTCCCCAGCAAGACCTCAGCCAGCATAGGCAGTCTCTGTGCTGATGCCAGGATGTATG GTGTCCTcccctggaatgctttccctggAAAGGTGTGCGGCTCCAACCTTCTGTCCATCTGTAAAACGGCCGAG TTCCAAATGACCTTCCACCTGTTTATTGCGGCCTTCATCGGGGCTGCAGCCACCCTGGTTTCCCTG ctCACTTTCATGATCGCGGCCACATACAACTTTGCTGTCCTGAAACTCATGGGCCGAGGCACCAAGTTCTAA
- the PLP1 gene encoding myelin proteolipid protein isoform X2 — translation MGLLECCARCMVGAPFASLVATGLCFFGVALFCGCGHEALTGTEKLIETYFSKNYQDYEYLMNVIHAFQYVIYGTASFFFLYGALLLAEGFYTTGAVRQIFGDYKTTICGKGLSATFVGITYALTVVWLLVFACSAVPVYIYFNTWTTCQSIAFPSKTSASIGSLCADARMYGVLPWNAFPGKVCGSNLLSICKTAEFQMTFHLFIAAFIGAAATLVSLLTFMIAATYNFAVLKLMGRGTKF, via the exons GCTTGTTAGAGTGCTGTGCAAGATGTATGGTCGGGGCACCCTTTGCTTCCCTGGTGGCCACTGGGCTGTGTTTCTTTGGGGTAGCACTGTTCTGTGGCTGTGGACATGAGGCACTCACTGGCACAGAGAAGTTGATTGAGACCTACTTTTCCAAAAACTACCAAGACTATGAATATCTCATGAATGT GATCCATGCCTTCCAGTATGTTATTTATGGCACcgcttctttcttcttcctttatggGGCCCTCCTTTTGGCTGAGGGCTTTTACACCACTGGTGCTGTCCGACAGATTTTTGGCGACTACAAGACCACCATCTGCGGCAAGGGCCTGAGCGCTACG TTCGTGGGCATCACCTATGCCCTGACAGTTGTCTGGCTGCTGGTGTTTGCTTGCTCTGCTGTGCCTGTCTACATATACTTCAACACCTGGACCACCTGCCAATCCATTGCCTTCCCCAGCAAGACCTCAGCCAGCATAGGCAGTCTCTGTGCTGATGCCAGGATGTATG GTGTCCTcccctggaatgctttccctggAAAGGTGTGCGGCTCCAACCTTCTGTCCATCTGTAAAACGGCCGAG TTCCAAATGACCTTCCACCTGTTTATTGCGGCCTTCATCGGGGCTGCAGCCACCCTGGTTTCCCTG ctCACTTTCATGATCGCGGCCACATACAACTTTGCTGTCCTGAAACTCATGGGCCGAGGCACCAAGTTCTAA